One window from the genome of Cryptomeria japonica chromosome 6, Sugi_1.0, whole genome shotgun sequence encodes:
- the LOC131074805 gene encoding uncharacterized protein LOC131074805 — MRYQGVNSEILHHHPINGKKPHLKIYSKENDLENGGRDFNKVSSEGKFTFNVGRFNFKGGSSSMRSTDETELFKEQEYENGNENKNILSEPFQKSNEGYIAPRALKEGGDMLLQWKKRPRAYKPESRSIGEDSCLPPRKILRIERQVTRPEKQKVPGESQVIVNSRSMTLRACTSGSIKRNWEGMNGTHLNSTLCQKIDTHLPGCHDKHDKTVPCFSPNAFGNGTVTGAMVCTSTPSDAEAHAPPEKVNLETFEWPRILLSLSRKEKEDDFLVMKGTKLSQRPKKRPKNVERILQNCFPGSWLSDLTRGRYEVREKKCIKKKPRGLKAMESSDSDLD; from the exons atGAG GTATCAAGGTGTAAATTCAGAAATTCTGCATCACCATCCTATTAATGGAAAGAAGCCGCATCTAAAAATATATAGCAAGGAAAATGATCTTGAGAATGGTGGTAGGGATTTTAACAAAGTTTCCTCAGAAGGCAAATTTACATTCAATGTGGGAAGATTCAACTTCAAAGGAGGATCCTCATCCATGAGGAGTACTGATGAGACTGAACTTTTTAAAGAGCAGGAATATGAAAATGGAAATGAGAACAAGAATATTCTCTCTGAACCATTCCAGAAATCTAATGAGGGATATATAGCTCCCAGGGCCCTGAAAGAAGGCGGTGATATGCTTTTACAGTGGAAGAAAAGGCCTCGTGCTTACAAGCCAGAATCTAGAAGTATAGGGGAAGATTCTTGCTTGCCCCCTAGAAAAATTCTTCGCATTGAAAGACAAGTTACAAGGCCTGAAAAGCAGAAAGTCCCTGGGGAATCTCAAGTAATTGTCAATTCAAGAAGCATGACATTGAGGGCTTGCACATCTGGCTCCATCAAAAG GAACTGGGAAGGTATGAATGGTACCCACCTCAACAGTACTCTCTGTCAAAAGATAGATACACATTTACCAGGTTGTCATGACAAGCATGACAAAACAGTTCCTTGCTTCAGTCCAAATGCTTTTGGGAACGGTACAGTAACTGGTGCAATGGTTTGCACTTCTACACCATCAGATGCAGAGGCCCATGCACCTCCAGAGAAGGTCAATTTGGAAACATTTGAATGGCCAAGAATTTTGTTATCATTATCTCGCAAAGAAAAGGAAGATGATTTTCTTGTCATGAAAGGCACCAAACTATCCCAGAGACCTAAAAAACGACCAAAGAATGTTGAGAGGATTCTACAG AATTGCTTTCCTGGTAGCTGGCTTTCAGATTTAACAAGGGGACGATATGAAGTTAGAGAAAAAAAGTGTATTAAGAAG AAACCCAGGGGGCTGAAGGCAATGGAAAGTTCAGATAGCGATTTGGATTGA